From Culicoidibacter larvae, a single genomic window includes:
- a CDS encoding head-tail adaptor protein, producing MSFGKMNGFADIKVVTKTKDSEGFATTSETVIASIRVYREGRHGSERWANLATFSEATDLFRFRAIPGVEVTTEHFIECDGERFDITSVENVKGRGMYTEILAKKVVSSIGKS from the coding sequence GTGAGTTTCGGAAAAATGAATGGATTTGCTGATATTAAGGTAGTCACAAAAACAAAAGACAGTGAAGGCTTTGCAACAACATCAGAAACCGTGATTGCTTCGATTCGAGTCTATCGAGAAGGGCGTCATGGCAGTGAACGCTGGGCTAACCTGGCTACTTTTTCAGAGGCTACAGATTTATTCAGGTTTCGTGCTATTCCAGGAGTTGAGGTTACGACAGAACACTTTATTGAGTGTGATGGAGAGCGTTTTGATATTACCTCGGTAGAGAACGTAAAAGGTCGAGGTATGTATACAGAGATTTTGGCAAAGAAGGTGGTGAGCAGTATTGGCAAAAGTTGA
- a CDS encoding HK97-gp10 family putative phage morphogenesis protein translates to MAKVDIKMPDDFLLKISKLGSDFDPVAEKVLKAGGEVVFKRTKSNLSAVIGKGTKHESRSTGELEKALGVTSVRLDRSGNHNIKIGFSEPRSDGESNAKLANILEYGKHGQPAKPFLKPAKSASKSECISVMKSTFEEEAKKI, encoded by the coding sequence TTGGCAAAAGTTGATATTAAAATGCCCGATGATTTTTTGCTCAAGATTTCAAAGCTTGGATCTGACTTTGACCCTGTTGCCGAAAAGGTGCTAAAAGCAGGTGGTGAAGTCGTTTTCAAGCGAACGAAGAGTAATCTTTCTGCTGTAATCGGTAAAGGTACAAAGCATGAATCACGATCAACGGGTGAATTAGAAAAGGCACTCGGTGTCACTTCAGTCAGGCTAGATAGGAGCGGAAACCACAATATTAAAATAGGTTTTTCTGAACCAAGGTCTGATGGAGAGAGTAATGCAAAACTAGCCAACATCCTTGAATACGGCAAACACGGTCAGCCTGCAAAACCTTTTTTGAAACCAGCTAAAAGTGCATCAAAGTCTGAGTGTATCTCAGTAATGAAAAGCACCTTTGAAGAGGAGGCCAAAAAGATATGA
- a CDS encoding major tail protein, with protein sequence MATIGLDKLYYATITDDENGEEIYGTPTQLAKAISAELSVELAEATLYADDGAAEIVKEFKNGNISLGVDDIGSTTAAALTGVTVDKNNVVVSNSEDGGDPVAVGFRAKKSNGKYKYYWLYRVKFGIPATNLATKGDSITFSTPTIEGTVLRRNKPDTSGKHPWKAEVTEGDKDVPASVISGWYTEVYEPDYTV encoded by the coding sequence ATGGCAACAATTGGTCTGGATAAACTTTACTATGCGACCATCACAGATGATGAAAATGGCGAAGAAATCTATGGCACACCCACTCAGCTGGCAAAAGCAATCTCAGCCGAGTTATCTGTTGAACTGGCAGAGGCAACCCTCTATGCAGATGATGGTGCGGCAGAAATCGTCAAAGAATTTAAGAATGGCAATATCTCTCTTGGAGTAGATGATATTGGCTCGACTACTGCAGCCGCCTTAACCGGTGTCACGGTTGATAAGAACAACGTTGTGGTTTCTAACAGTGAAGATGGCGGGGATCCTGTGGCCGTCGGTTTTAGAGCAAAGAAATCCAATGGCAAGTATAAATACTACTGGCTCTACCGAGTGAAATTCGGTATTCCTGCCACCAACCTAGCAACAAAAGGTGACAGTATTACATTCTCAACACCAACAATTGAAGGTACGGTTCTCCGAAGAAACAAGCCGGATACAAGTGGTAAACATCCATGGAAAGCGGAAGTGACCGAAGGCGATAAGGATGTACCGGCATCGGTTATCAGCGGTTGGTATACAGAAGTCTATGAACCGGATTACACAGTATAA
- a CDS encoding distal tail protein Dit — protein MGFSYNDVSSKSMGLKARLTSWQVCGGMRNFTTTVPGKYGVTDFGADFDYREINVACNIYPKHSFSALVSTLDELSTWLDPMQGLKELVFDDVPDRYFMARLNEKVDCERLIRFAGSFNLKFFCPDPFAYAITDENYLIESEGSHTILRQTGNVESNPMYRLKGIITSGANNSISITTNGLEMKIVNAVLLAEETLVIDTDKMTAYVEDENGIILRNALPYLEEIDFPSLNVGNNTLAITTNNAVFTALEIKARSKWR, from the coding sequence ATGGGTTTTTCATATAACGATGTTTCTTCAAAAAGCATGGGACTAAAAGCCAGGCTCACTTCCTGGCAGGTCTGTGGAGGGATGCGTAATTTTACCACCACTGTGCCGGGTAAGTATGGTGTGACAGATTTTGGGGCTGATTTTGATTACCGAGAAATCAATGTAGCTTGTAATATCTATCCCAAGCATAGCTTTTCTGCTCTGGTGAGTACCCTTGACGAACTTTCAACATGGCTTGATCCCATGCAAGGTTTAAAAGAACTTGTTTTTGATGATGTACCCGACAGGTATTTCATGGCGAGGCTGAATGAAAAAGTGGATTGTGAACGACTCATTCGTTTTGCAGGAAGTTTTAACTTAAAGTTTTTCTGTCCTGACCCATTTGCTTATGCCATTACGGATGAAAATTATTTAATAGAAAGCGAAGGAAGTCACACGATTTTAAGACAGACCGGCAATGTTGAATCCAATCCTATGTATCGCTTGAAGGGAATCATCACATCGGGTGCGAACAATTCTATTTCTATTACAACCAATGGCTTGGAAATGAAAATAGTGAATGCTGTACTTTTGGCAGAAGAAACCCTTGTCATTGATACAGATAAGATGACGGCTTATGTGGAAGACGAAAACGGGATAATCTTAAGAAACGCTTTGCCATACCTAGAGGAGATTGATTTTCCAAGTCTCAATGTAGGCAATAATACCCTAGCAATAACAACGAATAATGCTGTGTTTACAGCGCTTGAAATAAAGGCTCGCAGTAAATGGAGGTGA
- a CDS encoding phage tail protein — protein MADNFGLKIGLEGEKEFKKALTDINRSFKVLGSEMKLVASEFDKNDKSVQALSARNSVLNKEIETQKSKIDTLRSALENAATSFGETDRRTQNWQIQLNNAEAALNNMERELSSNNAALEEANSNYDDAEDALDDMNREMNDVTDSADDMGKEIGVAADSAEKSESKFKGLGTTLKSIGIAMGAVAVAAGAAAVKLGKEVISAYADYEQLVGGVDTLFKENSQQLQDYASNAYKTAGLSANDYMETVTSFSASLISSLGGDTEKAVKYADMAITDMSDNANKMGTDMESIQNAYQGFAKQNYTMLDNLKLGYGGTKSEMERLLADAEAISGIEYDVSSYADVVSAIHVIQESMGIAGTTALEAEETISGSLNAFESALQNLLVGFGNADADMEQLSKNMVDAFQSVVKNITPVIENIVKALPIAIEALLDAVSDLLPTLLATVTDLFTQVLNALMNLLPTLIPVAVDSILTIVNALIENLPLLVDAAVQLIATLVDGLGQAMPELIPAAVNAITTIVQGLVDNLPMLLDAALQLILGLAQGLLEAIPQLIVALPTIILAIVDFIISAIPQIIDAGIQLLTSLVTALPEIITAIVEAIPQIIDGILNGILSSIPQLIQAGVDLLVALVQNLPTIITTIVAAIPQIISSIVNALIGNIDKIIMAGVQLFVALIQNLPTIVVEIVKAVPQIIGGIVRAFTNSMGSIVTVGGNIVKGLWQGIQSLASWLWNKVSGWISGIWTGIKDFFGIKSPSKQMGWVGEMLVKGLAGSIQDNGDEAVKAAEMMSEDINDVMTSLASDMSTSLPTDFSVDTSVGGVISNAATSSPGGVSGSLVTVQQMIVRSEDDIRRVSQELYNLIQTGSRAQGRFSTT, from the coding sequence ATGGCAGATAATTTCGGCTTGAAAATCGGTCTTGAAGGCGAGAAAGAATTTAAAAAGGCATTAACAGATATCAATCGTTCCTTTAAAGTACTTGGCTCTGAAATGAAACTGGTAGCCTCAGAATTTGATAAAAACGATAAGTCTGTACAGGCACTTTCCGCCAGAAATTCAGTCCTCAACAAAGAGATTGAAACCCAAAAAAGCAAAATTGATACCTTGAGGTCGGCTCTAGAAAATGCAGCTACCTCCTTTGGAGAAACTGATAGAAGAACACAGAACTGGCAGATTCAATTGAACAATGCTGAGGCGGCACTCAACAATATGGAGCGAGAGTTAAGTAGCAATAATGCTGCTCTTGAAGAAGCTAACTCCAATTATGATGATGCTGAAGATGCTCTCGATGACATGAACCGTGAAATGAACGATGTCACCGACAGTGCAGATGATATGGGAAAAGAGATTGGTGTGGCAGCTGACTCTGCTGAAAAATCTGAATCTAAGTTTAAAGGCTTAGGTACAACTTTAAAATCTATAGGCATTGCGATGGGAGCAGTTGCTGTTGCAGCAGGTGCGGCGGCTGTCAAACTGGGTAAAGAAGTCATTTCTGCTTATGCCGATTACGAACAATTAGTCGGTGGTGTGGATACGCTTTTTAAAGAAAACTCTCAGCAGTTACAAGACTATGCATCGAATGCCTATAAGACGGCAGGTCTTTCTGCCAATGACTACATGGAAACCGTCACATCTTTTTCTGCAAGCCTTATTTCTTCTCTTGGAGGAGATACTGAAAAAGCCGTTAAATATGCGGATATGGCGATTACTGATATGTCTGATAATGCCAACAAAATGGGTACAGACATGGAGTCCATTCAAAATGCCTATCAGGGTTTTGCCAAGCAAAATTACACCATGCTAGACAACCTAAAACTTGGATATGGTGGTACAAAAAGTGAAATGGAGCGACTCCTTGCTGATGCCGAGGCCATCTCTGGTATTGAGTATGATGTTTCTTCTTATGCCGATGTAGTTTCTGCCATCCATGTCATTCAAGAAAGCATGGGCATTGCTGGTACGACTGCTCTTGAGGCAGAGGAGACTATTTCAGGGTCCTTGAATGCTTTTGAATCTGCTTTGCAAAATCTTTTAGTTGGTTTTGGAAATGCCGATGCGGATATGGAACAACTCAGTAAAAACATGGTGGATGCCTTTCAGTCGGTGGTAAAAAACATTACTCCAGTGATTGAAAATATCGTAAAGGCCCTGCCCATAGCAATTGAAGCATTATTGGATGCGGTTTCTGATTTGTTACCGACACTGCTTGCTACGGTGACAGATTTATTTACTCAGGTACTGAACGCACTGATGAACCTATTACCTACCTTAATACCGGTAGCGGTTGATTCCATCCTTACGATTGTGAATGCCTTGATTGAAAACTTACCACTGCTAGTGGATGCAGCCGTCCAGTTAATTGCAACTTTAGTGGATGGTCTTGGGCAAGCAATGCCAGAACTGATTCCTGCGGCAGTTAATGCAATTACTACGATTGTGCAAGGTTTGGTGGATAATTTACCCATGCTTCTCGATGCAGCACTGCAGTTAATACTTGGTTTGGCTCAGGGGCTACTCGAGGCGATCCCGCAACTAATTGTGGCTCTCCCTACGATTATCTTGGCAATCGTTGATTTTATTATTAGCGCAATTCCTCAGATTATAGATGCAGGTATTCAGTTACTAACATCGCTGGTTACAGCCTTGCCTGAAATTATTACGGCTATTGTAGAGGCGATTCCACAGATAATTGATGGGATATTGAATGGGATTTTAAGTTCGATTCCACAACTCATTCAAGCGGGTGTCGACTTACTTGTTGCACTGGTTCAAAATCTACCGACCATTATTACCACCATTGTTGCAGCGATACCTCAAATCATTTCAAGTATTGTAAATGCATTAATTGGAAACATCGACAAGATCATTATGGCAGGGGTTCAGCTATTTGTAGCACTCATTCAGAATTTACCAACCATTGTGGTAGAGATCGTAAAAGCAGTGCCTCAGATTATTGGCGGCATCGTCAGAGCATTTACAAACTCCATGGGTTCCATCGTGACGGTGGGTGGCAACATTGTAAAAGGACTATGGCAGGGTATTCAATCTCTTGCTTCTTGGCTATGGAATAAAGTGAGTGGTTGGATTAGTGGCATTTGGACGGGCATCAAGGATTTCTTCGGTATCAAATCACCATCGAAACAGATGGGGTGGGTTGGTGAAATGCTTGTAAAAGGTCTTGCAGGTTCTATCCAAGATAACGGTGATGAGGCTGTGAAAGCGGCTGAGATGATGAGCGAGGATATCAACGATGTGATGACCAGTCTTGCCAGCGATATGAGTACATCCTTGCCTACAGACTTTTCAGTGGATACTTCTGTAGGTGGCGTGATTTCAAATGCAGCCACTTCTTCCCCAGGTGGTGTCAGTGGGTCGCTAGTTACTGTACAGCAGATGATCGTACGAAGTGAAGATGATATCAGAAGGGTATCTCAGGAACTCTATAATTTAATTCAGACAGGATCCCGTGCTCAGGGCCGGTTTTCTACAACATAA